In Candidatus Nealsonbacteria bacterium, the sequence CTCCTCTAGCAAAAAATCCTTCGTTGTCGGAATATTTTAAATTTTCGAATTTAAAAGAGTCGAGTTTATCAATCATCCCTTTGTGAACAAAATATATTTCAGCAGACTGACCTCCTGTAACAATAATGAGCGATTTTTTTGTGAATTGTGGTAATTTTTCAGATATTTGCATATTATTTTTAAATTATCTTATTGATTATTTAGCAAAAACATAATCTAACCTTTTCTGCTCTACATCTCCTCCCTTAACTTTGAAGTTAACCTTATCTCCTAGTGCATATTTCTTTTTCGTTCTTGACCCAATAATAGCAAAGTTCTCTTTATCAAAGACATAAAAATCATTTTTCATCTCTTTTAACCTAACCATCCCCTCAGATCTAGTCTCAATATCTTGAATATATACTCCCCAATCAGTAACCCCGGAGATTATACCCTTTCTGGACTCTCCAATTCGTTGCAACATATACTGAGCTTGTTTGAAAGCAACCGATTCTCGCTCGGCAGATGATATTTCTATCTCTATCTGAGAAAGTGATTCGGCTGTTTCTTTGTAAAAAATTGTCTCACTCTTAGTGGAGGGCTTACCCTCTAACTTCTTCATCAATGACCTATGCACAAGAAGGTCTGCATACCGTCTTATGGGAGAAGTAAAATGCGCGTAATTCTTGATAGCTAAAGCAAAATGTCCCTTGTTATCAATAGAGTATATTGCCTTCGGCAATGATCTAACAAGAACTGATTTTGCTAAAAATTCTTCATCTGTATCTTTAATATCGGCTAATAAATCATTAAGATCCTTTGAAGTAGCGCTTGTTCCTTGAATTTTTAGGTTATGTCCAAGCTTTCGCAGAAACAAAAAGAGATTATCTAGTGCGTCCTTGTCAGGCTTATCATGTATTCTGTAAATACAGACGCGCCCCTTCGCCCTATCACTTAACACGTTGGCCACTTGATTATTAGCAAGAACCATTAATTCCTCAATCAAATTTTGAGTTGGAATTCCCTTCTTTGTATAAATTTTTGATGGTAGTCCCAAACTATCAAACTCTATCTTTATTTCTTCTTGACCAATTTCTAGCGAACCACTCTCCGTTCTTTTCTTATGAAGCTTTTGAGTCAACTGAAGTAACTCAATCAATTCATTGAAATAATCTCCTTTTCTTTGATCTATTGATTCTTGAGCCTCTTCATAATTGAATCTTTTATCTGAATTTATGACGGTTTTACCAATCCAAGTATCTTTTATTTCGCCTTCAGGAGTTATTTTAACTATTACTGAAAAAGTTAGTTTGTCTTCATTTGGATTCAAGCTACAAACATCATTGGAAAGAACCTCGGGAAGCATAGGTATGGTTCGATCAGGAAGATAAATAGAAAATCCACGCTTTCTTGCTTCTTCGTCAATGGGGCTTTTTTCTTTTACCCAATGAGAAACGTCAGCAATATGTATTCCAACTTCATAAAGATCATCTGATAGTTTTTTGTACGATATAGCGTCGTCGAAGTCTTTTGCATCAACTGGGTCAATGGTAATAGTCAACGCGTCTCGAGTATCCCTTCTTTTTCGAAACCCTCTTTCCATTTCGGTAGGATGCATTCTTTTAATTTCAGCTGCTTCTTTGTCAACTTCTTCAGAAAAAGATATTTCAAAACCTTTTTCTATTACAATCGACTCCATCTCAACATCATTATCTCCCTTTTCTCCAATTATCTTAATAATTTCACCGACTGGATTTTTCTTTGAGTCTTTCCATTCTATAATTCTAACTAAACATTTTATATTATCTTTAACTCCCTTTGGAGTATTAGGTATAAAAATATCTACATACATCTTCGGGTCATCGGCGATAAGGAAAGAGAATTTCTCTTTTTTCTTTCTTTCAATTGTTCCCACAAACTTTTCCTTCTTCCTCTTTGTGATAGCTATTACTTCACCCTTTTGTCTTTCACCGGTAACTGCAGGTGATAAAACAATCTCCACTCGATCGCCATTTAATGCAGTATTTAAAAATTGAAAAGGTATAAAAATATCTTCTTCTAAAAAATCCGTAGCAACATAACCGGATCCAAGTGATGTTATAGTTATGACTCCTTCTATAATTGTTCCACTGTCTATTTCTTTTTTCATATTAAACTATTAATTCATTTTTACCTTCAACTTCCTTCATCTCTGCCAGGGGTATGGTGAAATAAAAGACTGAGCCTTTTTTCTCATCCTCTATTTGAGGGTTAGGAGATTCAAACCAAATCTCACCATCACAATTATTGATTATTGACTTAATAATATAAAGATCTAATCCTGCTCCATATATTTCTTTGTTCTTTATATTGCTGGCTCTAAAGAATTTAGAAAATATCTTATTTTGATCTTCTCCTGGTATTCCGTACCCATTATCAGCAATTTTAAAATGAAGAGCTTGATCTTTAATACCAACTTCTATCCAAATTTTACCACCTGGGTCATTATATTTTATAGCATTTGACATTAGCCCTCTCAAGATAACACTAATAAGCTTTTTATCCGCCTTAATCTCTGGCATATTAGCTGGATATTTTTTATCTATAGTGACTCCTTTATCTTTCATCTCCTCACTAGCTTCTTCCAAGATTGATTCTACCGATTTTAAGAAATCCATCCTTTGAGGAGATATACTTAAGATTCCTAAGTCCAAGGTTGTAACATTAAAGAATGCATTAATCATTTTAATTATTTTCTTACTTGATTCGTATATCCTAGATACGTACTTGTTTTGCTCCTCATTCATTTCACCAACACCCCCCTCAAGAAGCATAATTGAGCACCATCTAATTACTGATAAAGGCGTTCGTAATTGATGGGAAGAGACAGAGATAAACTCAGATTTTATCTTATCAATCTCCTTGGCTGGAGTTATGTCACGACTTACAGCGAGAACAGTTCTAACCTCCCCCTTCTTGTTTAGCTCTGGTATTAAGCGAATATTATAATACTTTCTTCCATACAAAGCTGACTGTTCCATATAAATTGTCTTTTCCTTTCCACTGCTAAAAACTGATTCCAAAGATTCCTTCCATATTCCAACATTTTCTTCACTTAAACCAACTTCGCCAATTCCTTTCCAAAAAAAACTTCTAGCTGGAAAGCCTAATTCTTTTTCTACTGCGGGATTAATATAAATATAGCGAAGTTCCCTATCGAAACGAGAAATTATGTCTGGAGATCGTTCTACTAATATTCTAAATTCTTGCTCTCTTTGATGAAATATATCTTCAACCTGTTTTCTTTGAGTTATATCTCTTATAATAATTAAATCTGCTCCCTTGCCTTCATACTCGATTGTTCCTGCATTTAATTCAACATTTATTCTTCCACCAATCTTATGTTTTAAAAGAGTCTCATAAATTGAAGGGACACTTTTTCCCGTCATCCTTATTTTATATCGATCGATAATAGGTAATGCACTCTTATCGGCCATATAATCACTAAGCTTTGTTCCAATTACTTCAATAGCTTTATAGCCAATAATCCTTTGAATTCTAGGATTAGCATACTTTATAATACCGTCCTGATTAATCACTATTCCATCATTGGCCCTTTCTACAAGATTACGATACTTTTCCTCGCTCTCTTTAAGTCCCCTAATTATCATTCTCATACGCTGGGTCAAAAATACCGCTAAAATATATATCAAAGAGCCAAAAAATATCTCTATTAGTATTATTGATGCAATTTTATTAGTAGTAAAAAAAACTGTAGCCCCTACTATAGCTATAGATAAGAAGCCTCCAAAAAAACCAAAAAGAAAGGTTGATATAACAACCAGGGCCATACCGAAAACTAAAATAAAGGAATGCAAAAAGCTAAAACAAGTCACTAAAAAAAGGCCAAAGACGATAAAGAGAAGGGAATATTTTAAAAGTAGTTGCTGTTTTTTTGTCATAGCTGAATTATAACCTTTTTTTATAATATAAAAAATGAAATATATTAACCTTATTCAAAGTTTTTCACTGCTTCTCGGTATTTACAAAAATCACAATCCTCTCCTGATGAGGGGATTTCATCTGAATTAAGACATTCGTAAAGAGAAAAAATAGTTTGCTCAATCCAAGATATGTCGCCTGTATAAGGAATGATCTTAATATCAAACTCCAACTTGCCATCAAAGGCTTCCCTGTCCGTTTCACCATTGCAATAAACAAAGTATCCAGTTTCAGAAACTTTAAAATCATTCTTAATAAAAAGCCATTGGTATATCTCCATTTGTCTTTTATAGGCTATTTGCCAATCAGCATCTATTCCGACTTCTCCAGTCTTTGAGGTGGCCTTGTAATCAACAATAATCAATTTACCTTCGGGATCAACCCAAACATCATCAACTCCTCCAGTAATCATTAAGTTGGTTGGCTTATGTAAATATGTTATTCCAGCTCTTAGGGCATCTCTCCATACCTCCATTTTTTCATGCCAAAAAGGAACCGCATCTATTCCATAGGTCTTCATTAGGGGGTGCGCTGTATTGTTAGTTCTATGAATATCAAACTCTTTCTTTAAAAGAATATCTACTGCTGAATTTAACGAAAATGGATACCCTGGAGGCTGACTAACTCCTAGTCTTCGATCTAAATAAAAGCACCTTGGGCAGTTCAAAAAAAGATCGATTTTGCTTCGACTTAATCTAAAGGGTTTTTGGGATCCAGGAATATATATATTGGATCTTTGTGGATTATAATATTTAGACATTCTTTTTTAATATTTAGATAATGCTCTATCTCTTACCTTTATATCATATTTATCAGAAAGTCTGGCATTTATTTCCAAGACATAAAGAACCGTCTTTGCTGGAAAAAAAGATTAAGGACAAGCATTGGGAGAAACATCTTTCTCTATGTGAACAACTATTAAGTTCTCATCGAGCTAAATAATATCGATAAGAAAATTCATTCCCTTCATCTAAATTCCATAACCTCCTTGCCTTATGTTCAAAAAGCATCCCCGCCTGAAAATATAGCAAATCTCTATGTGAAAGACCCAACTCCTCCTAAAAGGCTTATAAGTATAGTCTAGCATTTTTTTCAGTTTTACGCCCACCATATCTGCGTCCGTTTGTGTCGGCCCGAGGTATAAATGCAATGTGGCCTGTACTAGGGGGCAGACAAATCAATATGTGCTTGGCCCACCCACCTAGTCCACACACGACCATTCCAACTGTTTTAAAGAAATATTATAAAAGGTAAGAACTCTTTTAACAATTATATAAATTCAGATTTTACGGATTGCAGTGCCCGCAATATTTTGGATCTGCGAGGTCACCGTATTTTGTGACAGGTTTTTGGGTTGAGAAACCACACTTTTCACAATGATATATGTCATAAATTGGCAAATCGGTGGGA encodes:
- a CDS encoding PD-(D/E)XK nuclease family protein, whose translation is MSKYYNPQRSNIYIPGSQKPFRLSRSKIDLFLNCPRCFYLDRRLGVSQPPGYPFSLNSAVDILLKKEFDIHRTNNTAHPLMKTYGIDAVPFWHEKMEVWRDALRAGITYLHKPTNLMITGGVDDVWVDPEGKLIIVDYKATSKTGEVGIDADWQIAYKRQMEIYQWLFIKNDFKVSETGYFVYCNGETDREAFDGKLEFDIKIIPYTGDISWIEQTIFSLYECLNSDEIPSSGEDCDFCKYREAVKNFE
- the rnr gene encoding ribonuclease R, producing the protein MKKEIDSGTIIEGVITITSLGSGYVATDFLEEDIFIPFQFLNTALNGDRVEIVLSPAVTGERQKGEVIAITKRKKEKFVGTIERKKKEKFSFLIADDPKMYVDIFIPNTPKGVKDNIKCLVRIIEWKDSKKNPVGEIIKIIGEKGDNDVEMESIVIEKGFEISFSEEVDKEAAEIKRMHPTEMERGFRKRRDTRDALTITIDPVDAKDFDDAISYKKLSDDLYEVGIHIADVSHWVKEKSPIDEEARKRGFSIYLPDRTIPMLPEVLSNDVCSLNPNEDKLTFSVIVKITPEGEIKDTWIGKTVINSDKRFNYEEAQESIDQRKGDYFNELIELLQLTQKLHKKRTESGSLEIGQEEIKIEFDSLGLPSKIYTKKGIPTQNLIEELMVLANNQVANVLSDRAKGRVCIYRIHDKPDKDALDNLFLFLRKLGHNLKIQGTSATSKDLNDLLADIKDTDEEFLAKSVLVRSLPKAIYSIDNKGHFALAIKNYAHFTSPIRRYADLLVHRSLMKKLEGKPSTKSETIFYKETAESLSQIEIEISSAERESVAFKQAQYMLQRIGESRKGIISGVTDWGVYIQDIETRSEGMVRLKEMKNDFYVFDKENFAIIGSRTKKKYALGDKVNFKVKGGDVEQKRLDYVFAK
- a CDS encoding PAS domain S-box protein, with amino-acid sequence MTKKQQLLLKYSLLFIVFGLFLVTCFSFLHSFILVFGMALVVISTFLFGFFGGFLSIAIVGATVFFTTNKIASIILIEIFFGSLIYILAVFLTQRMRMIIRGLKESEEKYRNLVERANDGIVINQDGIIKYANPRIQRIIGYKAIEVIGTKLSDYMADKSALPIIDRYKIRMTGKSVPSIYETLLKHKIGGRINVELNAGTIEYEGKGADLIIIRDITQRKQVEDIFHQREQEFRILVERSPDIISRFDRELRYIYINPAVEKELGFPARSFFWKGIGEVGLSEENVGIWKESLESVFSSGKEKTIYMEQSALYGRKYYNIRLIPELNKKGEVRTVLAVSRDITPAKEIDKIKSEFISVSSHQLRTPLSVIRWCSIMLLEGGVGEMNEEQNKYVSRIYESSKKIIKMINAFFNVTTLDLGILSISPQRMDFLKSVESILEEASEEMKDKGVTIDKKYPANMPEIKADKKLISVILRGLMSNAIKYNDPGGKIWIEVGIKDQALHFKIADNGYGIPGEDQNKIFSKFFRASNIKNKEIYGAGLDLYIIKSIINNCDGEIWFESPNPQIEDEKKGSVFYFTIPLAEMKEVEGKNELIV